The genomic region TCATGTATTCAGTTTGGAGTGTCTGCCATTCTATGTTTCTTTTGTATGTATTTCTTTGAAACAGGTGTCATGGTCTGGAATCTTCCTGTAATTGGAGCCATGCTATGGTCTATCTTTCCTCTATCGATTGGATCGATTAGCCTGCTCTTCATGATGATTCGCAAAGGTGCGGCCACTAAGGTGACGAGTTTTCTCTACCTGACGCCCCCAACTACCGCAGCATTGGCCTGGTTCTTTTTTGACGAGCCGTTTACTATTTTGATGGCGGCGGGTTTAGCGCTGACTATGACAGGAGTGGTCTTAGTGAATATGCGTAAATCTAATACTGTGGCCACTATTGCCGAATGACGCTCAGTCCAACATCACCTTATTTTGCTTGTTTCAGGCCAATAAAACTGTGTCTGGTCAAAAGTTCACTATCATTCTGTATGTGTAAAGTTTTGAGAGGTATTTTGGGATGGTTTTGAATCGATTTTGGCTTTTGGCTTTTCTTGCCTTTATTGCATTTGGTATGTCCATTAACGTGTCTGCCAACAGCAAAGATACTCAAACTTCTAATGCAAACAAAGGCAGCAAGACAGCGGTAAAGAAAAATACCAGCACCAATGCAAAGTCGGATCCCAAGAAAGCAGCCAAGCCCGCTAAAAATCAGAAGGTAGTTCGTACCACTGTGACTCGTCCAGCAAAGCCTGAGGTAGTTTCAAGACCTTCGTTTGCAACGGCCTTGGGTCTACGAGGCCAAAATGATGATCTTAGTCTTAAATCGAGTGTTGCGATGGTGGTCAATCAAGATACCAATGAAGTGTATTTTGAGAAAAACTCTTCAGTGAGTCTGCCGATCGCTTCTATTACAAAGCTAATGACCGCAATCGTGGTCCTTGACTCTAAATTGCCTCTCGATGAGACACTGGTGATTAATGCAGATGATGTACGCAGTTATAAAACTTCACGACTCGCTGGCGGCACCGTGTTAACAAGAGAAGAGGCTTTATTGCTTGCATTAATGTCTTCCGAAAATCGTGCGGCCTATACGCTAGGTAGAAATTATCCCGGTGGTATGCCCGCATTTGTGTCGGCTATGAATAGCAAAGCAAAAGAAATTGGTATGACGCATAGCCGTTTTGCTGATCCTACAGGCCTCATGAGTGAGAATGTAGCCTCTGCAGAAGATCTTGCCAAGCTGCTAAATGCCTCGTACCAATATAAGATGATTCGAGAATTTTCAACCTGGCCGGATCTCACGATGGTGATCGCTAACCGCCCGCAAAAGTTTTTAAATACCAATCGATTGGTGCGAGCAGGAGATATGAATATCGGTTTGCAAAAAACAGGATTTATTAATGCTGCTGGTAAATGTTTGGTAATGCAGGCACGAGTTAACAACACACCCTTACTTCTCATTTTTCTAGATTCGGTTGGAACGCAGTCGCGCTTTGCTGATGCAGTTAGGGTGCGAGATTGGTATGAGCGGATATCAGTTGATGGGCCCCAAGCAATCCGTCGCTTAATGTAAGGCCAATAACATTATTAAGTAGATTCGGGGACTTTGGGTTTGTAGCCCAGTCCTTTAGAGATTTGTAGTGCAGTGTCTTGTAACAGCTTTAACCACTCTGTCTGAATGCGATCGGTGGGTGAGCTGAGTGAAAGTCCAGCAGTCAGCTTGCCACTGTCATCAAATATTTCTGCGGCAATACAGCTAACACCAAGTTCCAGCTCTTCGCTGTCTGTTCCATGACCTAGTCGCCGCACTTTATCTAATTCAGCTTCCAACTTTGCCATTTCAGTAATGCTATTTCTGGTATGCCCGGATAAGCCGGTTCGGGTGACATAGGCGCGTACCTGACTAGGATCATCGCTTGCTAGAAATAGTTTACCTACAGACGTGAGGTGTAGCGGGGCTCTACCACCAATAGCGCGTACTACTTGCATTCCAGAGCGTTCACTATAGGCACGATCTATATATACGATCTCATCACCCTGTCGTAGCGATAGATTAATCGTTTCGCCAGTCAGCTTGTGAAGCGCTCTCATGGGTGCTTGAGCTGCCTCCCTTACAGAAAGCCGTGCTTTGACTAAGTTACCGAGCTCTAATAGCTTTAAACCGAGGCGATAAGTGCCACTTTCGCCGCGCTCAACCAGCCTACAGGCAACTAAGTCATTCAGGATGCGATGTGCAGTGGAGGGATGTAAGCTAGTTTGCTCTGCGAGACTCTTCAGTGTGCAGGATTCTTCTTGTATTGCTAAGGCATCTAAAAGGTTCATCATGCGATCCATCACCTGGATCGCTGTTTTACTAGCTTCCCCAGGTACTTTTGGCACTTTTAAAACCTTACTGTTAGTCATGCTATCAATTGTAGCGATTTTTCTTAAAATTGCACAATATGAAATGTTGCTAAGCTTTAATAGGGTTTCAGGAGCTTAAAAATCAGAATGAAGCTGCTTACTTGTGCTTGAAACTCAAATTTTGAGGGCTTTAGCGCAGTCGGTAACGAGTTGAGGCCCCTTGTAAATCAAGCCGGTATAAATTTGCACTAGGCTGGCGCCGGCGCTGATCTTTTCCTGGGCATCTGCACCCGAGAGAATGCCGCCGACCCCAATGATCGGGATTTGCTTGCCAAGTCTGGCATGGAGCATCTGAATGACCTGAGTGGCAGCATGACGAACGGGTGCGCCAGATAGGCCCCCGAGTTCTTCGCTAAATTCTAGACCTTTGACTGCCTCACGAGAGATAGTTGTATTAGTTGCAATCACGCCATCGATTCCAAACTCCAGCAATAGATCGGCTATCAAGTGAATGTCGTTTTGCTCTAGATCAGGGGCAATTTTCAGAAACAGGGGCTTACGGACCCCATATTGATTACTTAGACTTTGCCTAGCTTGATCCAATGACATGAGTAAGGAGCGCAGCATTTCCTCGCCATGCAGATCCCGTAAGTTTTGCGTATTCGGTGAAGAAATATTAACGGTAATATACGTTGCGATTTTATAGACTGCTTGCATTGCAATGACATAGTCACTGGCTGCATTTTCAATCGGGGTGCTGGCATTCTTACCAATATTTAAACCCACAACACCGCCGTTTTGCCAGAACGTAGATTCACGTACCCTGGTGACACAAGCATTTACACCATCATTATTAAAGCCCATGCGATTAATGATGGCACTAGCTGAAGGCAGGCGAAACATACGCGGCTGAGGATTACCCGGCTGCGGTTTGGGAGTGACAGTACCGATTTCTAGAAATCCAAAACCTAAAGCGCCTAGGGCATCAATATGTTTACCGTCTTTATCGAGACCAGCTGCCAACCCCACAGGATTAGGAAAGGTAATACCACAAATGCTGCGCGGGTCTGCTGCTGGTTTCTTAATCAGGTAACGCAGTAGACCCCAACGCTCCGCCCGATCTAAACTGCCGAGCGTAAGGTTATGGGCTTGCTCTGCATCTAGAGAAAAAAGCAGTGGACGAAATAAAGGGTAACTATCGATCATGAAACCTGATTATCGCTTAAGGGCTTGCCAGCGATCATCGATCAGCCCCTCAATAGGCTTAAAGTTGGCTTTATAGGCCATCTTTTCACTTGCCTCAATATAGTAGCCAAGGTAAAGATAGGGCAAGTCCAGCTCTAGTGCTTGCCCAATTTGCCAAAGAATACTGAAGCTTCCATAGCTACTAGAAGAATTGCTGGTGTCAAAGAAGGTGTAGACCGAGGAGATGCCTTGCTCCAAGATGTCTATCATGCTGATCATGCGCAGTCTTCCAGGACTGGCATCATCTAGACCGTCCCTAAATTCAACAATTCGAGAGTTCACTCGACTTTGCAATAAAAATTGCATATATTGATCTTGGTTATCGTGATCCATCTCATCACTAGGGTGACGGGCATGTTGATATTGCTGATAAAGCTCAAAATGTTCTTGTTGATAGCCTAGGTTCAAAATACGTACCTCTAAGCCACTATGCTTTTTGAAGGCACGTAGCTGACTACGATTGGCTTGAAAATTCTTCACCAAAATGCGGGTTGCGGTACACGCCTGGCAATCATCACAGTAGGGACGATAGGTATATAAACCACTACGACGAAACCCGGCATTTACGAGCTCGCCATACAAATCTGCATGAATTAAATGAGAAGGAGTAGCTACTTGTGAGCGCGCTATTTTTCCTGGTAAATAACTACACGGATAGGGTGCAGTTGCATAGAATTGCAAGGCCGTAAGGGGAAGCTCTTTTAGCTGAGTCATAAGCAGTAGCGCAGAATCTCTTTGTCAAAATCCCAAGGAATCTCTATATTAGTCCCCTTTAAGGCCTTCTGCAGATGGCTTAAAAATTGATCTCGTGGCATCGGTGCTGCCCCTAATGAGCTCAGGTGGGCTGTTTCTTGTTGGCAGTCAATCATCTCAACCTGTTGTTGTAGGCACCAGCCACACAAGGCTGATAGAGCGATTTTAGAAGCATCACTTTGGTGGCTGAACATCGATTCCCCAAAGACCATCCCCCCAAATGCTACGCAATATAGTCCACCAATCAGATTTCCCTGATCCATGATGGCAATGCTGTGGGCATGGCCTTGCTCATGCAGATTGGTATAGGCTTCTAAGATTTCATGGGTAATCCAGGTACCATCTTGATCTTTACGTTGTGTGGTTGCGCAGGAACGCAACACTGCACCAAAATCATGATCCACCAAAAGTAATTTTTGAGGATCTTTTAAAAAAGTCCGAATGGATTTTTTAAGTGAATCATGGCATTTAAATTCAACCGGTTTAAGAACCATGCGTGGATTTGGCGACCACCACAGTACCGGCTGATTATCTGAGTACCAAGGAAAAATACCGAGTTGATAGGCTTTCGCTAACTGCTCAGGGTAGATACGCTCACTCACCGCAATTAAGCCCGGTACACTTGGATCAGGATCTTGTGTATTAAGAGGATTTGGAAAGGCATCTTGTGCGCCTAACCAAGTAATGTTGCTCATATTTTTTCAGCAGGCAAAATATCTCTGCTACGAACGGTTACCGGATGATTGCCGGTGAGTATTCCCGCGGCGCGATCAATAAAGAACCATTCCAACGTTTGCTTCACTGTCGGAAAGGCGAGCTCTTGCCAAGGAATATCATGCTCACTAAATAGGGCTACTTCCAGACTCTCTTCGCCTGCACTGAAGACAGGTGATGTCATGCTAGCTAAATAAAATAAATGGACTTGCTCAGCATGGGCCACATTTAAAAGGGAGTAGAGCGGGCCCATAGTGACCATTGCACCAGCTTCTTCCATTGTTTCTCTGGCAGCTCCGGCACTCGTGCTTTCACCTAGCTCCATAAATCCAGCGGGAAGGGTCCAGTAACCATGCCGGGGAGCTATAGCTCTTCTACAAAGTAATACTTGATCCCCAAACACAGGAATCGTCCCAACGACATTACGTGGGTTCTGATAGTGGACCATTCCGCAGGCATCGCAAACATGCCGCTCACGTGAATCATCAAGCGGTATTTTTACGGTAATGGATGCAGCGCAGTGAGAGCAAAACTTCATGCAGACCTTCTAAAAAGACGCGGGAAGAATGCCGCGCAACGCACTACACAGCATAATCTCTTTTGCTTCATTTACCTCTGTAATAGTGAGGTTAGCCTCATGGGCATTCCATTTGGGGTCGTTTAAAACAATCGAGCGCATGATGCCAGGCAAGATGCCAGCAGAAATAGGGGGCGTAAGCCATTGATTTCCATCCTTGGATTTAATGAAGATGCTGCTTCTCCCACCCTCTGTTACAAAGCCTTGCTCATTAATAAAGAGCGCATCAAATCCACCGAGTATTTCGGCTGCTTTCCAGCCTTGATCATAAGCATCACGACTCGTGACTTTATGACCCAGCAGTATATTTCCAGAATGCATTAATCCTGCATTTGCACCCTTTAGTATCTCGCTAGCCCAAAATATCTTGACAGGATCTGTTATGGGATTAAGCGCTGTAAGTTGATGCGTCAGTTTTCCATCGGGTGCTAGATCTATCCTCAGTCGATACTGCTTATTGGGTGTGGAGGCTATACAAGCATTACAAGCATCCTCAATATAGTTTTTTGTATTCGAGGAAGAAAAGGGGATGCCAAGAGCTTGCGCTGATTTTTCTAAGCGAACCATATGAAGGGATACGTGTTGTGGTGCAGATGCTTTTACTAAAATAGTTTCAAATACCCCAACATCGCTTAAGAGATTACAGAGAAAGGCTGCCTTCACGCGGCATTCGTCCCATTCTTGCTCAGGCTTAGAGTCAATCGTGATGCCAGCACCTATACCTAATGTAAAAGTAGATGCATGGTTTATGTGATCCTCAATTTCTACCGTACGGATGGGTACGCTAAAAGCAAAATCACCGCTAGGATCAAGCCAACCGATCGCTCCGCAGTAGTAGCCCCGATCACTTGGTTCTAAGGATTGAATAATTTCCATACTACGTTTTTTTGGAGCCCCCGTGACTGATCCACAAGGAAATACGGCATTCAGTAACTCTTTGAGAGTGAGCTTGGGTTTGGCCTGTGCTTCGATTGTTGATGTCATTTGTAAGACATCCCCATGCCGCGCCACTTCAAATAATTTTGGAACAATGACGGAGCCGGGCAGGGCAAGGCGACTGAGATCGTTTCGTAGGAGATCAACAATCATGACATTTTCAGCTTGGTTCTTACTATCCTGAGACAGTGTTTCAGGGGATTGACTGAGGGCATCAGCAGTCCCTTTCATCGGCATTGCTTTCAGTGTATTTCCATTGCGCTGAATAAATAACTCGGGTGACTGTGACAAGATAAAGCCTGGTTCGGCCTCTATATAAGCTGCAAATCTTCCAGGCTGTCTATCGCGTAGTCGGGCATATAAAGCAATAGGCGATCCATAGGTATCGCCGGTAATTCGATAGGTATGGTTAATCTGATAAGTATCACCATTGCGAATGTATTCTTGAATCGCCTTGATATCTTCCGTGAACTGCACCTCATCTATTGATGGATGCATATTGGCAATACCGGCCAATTGAGATTCTTTAGGCAGCGCTTCGAGCTCCTGCGCTAAAAATTGATCTACTTGTTCTTTTGAGAGCTGCTCATATGCGCTAAATGCCCATGCCTGAATCAAAGGATGTTGATTACTTGTAGCTTCAGGATGGCGTGGATTAGGCAGCTTGTGGATATAGCGACCTAACTCATAGGCAAAGGCAGTAACAATATATTCGCCTCTCGCCAGTGCCGTATCAATTTCTTGTAGGCAGACCTCTATCGCTGCATTAGTCTCCTCGAGGCTAGCGTCTGAGGAGATGTACCAGCGCCTGAGCGCTTGACGATAGAGCCTGCTTGAAGGCTGCGCCGCAGTACTGTGGGCATCATCAAGCAGAATCATCGGTATAAATCTAAGGAAATTACTTTAGAACAGTCGCAGATTCAATAGTGACTGTTTTACTTGGGACATCTGCCATGCGACCCATTCTGGGGGCTGGCGCAGTCATTGTCGGTATCTTACGAATAGCGTCAATGGTTTGTGTTCCGGAAATGACTTTTCCAAATACGGTATAGCCACTACCCATTGCATTAGGGAAATTGAGGCCTTCATTATCTTTAACATTGATGAAGAACTGGGCAGTAGCAGAATCAGGATCGGACGTACGCGCCATAGCAATGGTGTAAGTTTGATTCTTAAGACCATTTTGCGCTTCCGATACTACAGGTGGATTAGTCGGCTTTTGGTTCAAGTCAGAAGTAAATCCACCTCCTTGAATCATGAAGCCGTCAATCACGCGATGAAAAATCGTACCGTTATAAAAGCCACTATTAACGTAAGCTAAAAAGTTTGCGCTGGTCTTTGGGGCTTTTACTGAATCGAGATCAACGACAAAATTACCCATAGTAGTTTTAAATTCTACTTGCGGGGCAGCAAACACAGCTGCACTAGTGAGGCAGCCTGAAAGCAAAAGAAGTGAGGAGATGAAGTGGCGCATGTTGATAATCCTTATGAGAACAGTAAAAGTAATAAAGTCAATTGTATTGCTCAAATGCCCCTGGGAACATTACTGGCATGCAAGTATGAAGGCTCCTCAAACATGCTTGGCCTCTTTGCATAATCCAGTACCCAGTCCATCGTATCTAGGCCCCAAAAACAATGCCCATTGAGAACGAGTGCTGGTACGCCGAAGGCACCATCAAGCCTGGCTTTCTCGGTATTGTTGACAAGCTGTGTTTTGATTTCTGGATCTTCTGGTTTTGGAGTTGTAGACTCTAAACCCAGATATTCGCAAAACTGTTCCCACGATAAATTGGGGTCTTTCCCTTCTACCCAAACATATTTAAAGGCTTTTTCAATCATGACCCAATCTGCAGACTCTTGGGTCAGCAGGCGCTGTGCAGCTACGGTAAGAAATGGATGGTGCTCTGGAAATCGAAACGGTAAGCCGAGTTTTTCAGCAAGCCAGACGCAGTGTTGATAGGTATGAGGGCGCTTGGCTGTAATTTCACCGGGACCCCGATTTTCAGCTGCCCTCAAAAGACCGCCCAGTAGCACTGGTACTGGATGAATATCCATCCATTGCTCTAAGCGATGGCGTTGACTGATGTAAAAGTAGCTATAGGGAGAAATAATGTCGTAATACAAGACGGCTTGGTCCTTGACGCCTCCCATTATGCCTAAAATCGCACTCATTTTTTTGAAATTCTTGATCTAATTGACGTAAAAAAGCCATCTTCTCCGCAATTTGAGTTTCTAAGCCTCGATCAACCGGCTCATACCAGTATGGCGCTGCCATGCCATCGGGCAGATAGGTTTCGCCAGCCGCATACGCGTGTGGCTCATCATGGGCATAGCGGTATTCTTTTCCATGCCCCAGCTCTTTCATGAGTTTCGTTGGCGCATTACGAAGATGATTCGGAACGGGCTTGCTTTGATCTTGAGCAACGTAAGCACGGGCTGCATTAAATGCTTTATAGCTTGCATTACTTTTAGCAGCAATAGCGAGATAGACAACAGCTTGACCCAAAGCGAGCTCGCCTTCTGGTGAACCCAAACGTTCAAAAGTTTGCGCAGCATCGTTGGCGAGCTGCATGGCACGAGGGTCCGCTAAACCAATGTCTTCCCAGGCCATCCGAATAATTCTTCTGGCTAAATAGCGGGGATCCGCGCCACCATCTAACATACGACAAAACCAATACAGTGCTGCATCAGGATTAGAGCCCCGCACGGATTTATGCAAGGCAGAGATTTGGTCATAGAACTGATCGCCCCCTTTATCAAAGCGCCGAGACTGCATTGTTAGGGCATTATGAATATAAGCTTGATCTATATGTGCTGTGGAAGTATCTGGAGCCGAGATGGCATTCGCAACTTGTTCTATTAAATTCAGTAGGCGACGTGCATCCCCATCCGCATTGGCTATCAGAAGATCAATCGCTGCACTCTCAAAGGTAATCTGGGGCATTGCAAAGGCATGCGCGCGATCAAAGAGTTGTTTTAATTCTTCTTTTGTTAATGATTTGAGGACGTAGACTTGAGCACGCGACAATAGCGCTGAATTGACCTCGAAAGAGGGATTCTCAGTGGTAGCGCCAATAAAGGTAAACAGCCCAGATTCAACATGTGGCAAGAGTGCGTCTTGCTGACTTTTATTAAAGCGATGAATTTCATCTACAAATAATATAGTTTGTTTGCCATATTGAGACATATTTTGTTGGGCTTGCTCTATGGCTTCACGAATTTCTTTCACACCTGCAAGCACTGCAGAGATGGTAATGCATTCACGACCAAAGGCTTTTGCAGATAATCTTGCTAAAGTAGTCTTGCCAACACCAGGCGGTCCCCATAGGATCATAGAGTGGGGTTTGCCAGACGCAAAGGCAAGTTGCAGTGGCTTGCCATCAGATAAGAGATGGGTTTGGCCGATAACGTCTTTGACAGACTGAGGGCGCAATGCCTCCGCTAATGGGGCAGGCGGGGCTTGGTCAAACAAATTTGGCAATTAGTTTTGCACAAAAAGAATCACAAGCGCAGACCACACCAAGCACCCAACAGCTACCAATGTCAATCGATTCCGCATGGCAATAAAAGCTTGCAGCGCTTCTGCACTTGAAAAATAATAGCGATAGGTATTGACATCAATATTGCGTTGAATAGTTAAGGTAGAAGCCAAAATCAGTAAGCCTACTGGAATATACACATGCAGGGCTAACCAAGCTACTAGAGCGGGGATGATTCCCCATATCCAGGCATTGCGATCTTGCCAGCGATCACCCATGGGCGGTTTGCCGAGGCGTTGCAAATTAGCGCCCCAATGTAATGCTCCCATAAAGGCGGCAATCACCGCACCATAACCCGCAAGAGATTCAGCACTCAGATAATTTAATGGCGCTGGAGATAACTGCACCATAAGCGCCAGACCCACAAAGGGAATCAGGCCAGCATAGCCTAATTGTCGAACTAAAGGAGGCAAAGGATTCACAAACACTTCTTTATTAAAAGGGAAGCAATAACAATTTGAATAGGACTACTCATAGATAAAGACACCACGCCCTGTTTTGCGACCTAGGTAACCCGCTGCTACCATTTCACGAAGTAGGGGGCAGGGACGATATTTGGAGTCACTAAAGCTTTCAAAATACACTTCCATCACGGCCAAGCAGGTATCTAGCCCAATGAGGTCTGCCAAGGCAAGTGGACCGATGGGTTGATTACAACCTAACTTCATACCCGCATCAATATCCTCCGGACTAGCAAGACCCTCATGCAGAACAAAAAACGCCTCATTAATCATGGGCAGCAATATTCTGTTCACAACAAAACCTGGCGAGTTTTTTACCGTAATAGGCTCTTTGCCAATACGCTGAGCCATCTCAATAATGGCGGCATGCGTCGCATCGCTGGTTTGTAGTCCGCGGATCACTTCTACTAAGGCCATCATCGGCGGAGGATTAAAAAAGTGCATGCCAATAAAACGTGCCGGATTGGAATCTAATGCAGCGAGTTGGGTAATGGAGATGGATGAGGTATTACTAGCGATGATAGTGTCATTACCAACGATCTCATCGACTTGATGCAAGATCTTCACTTTAACGGCCTGATTTTCAGTCGCTGCTTCAATCACTAAATTTAAGCCCTTGAGCTCACCATAAGAAGTGCTACACCGAATGCGCTGTAATGCTGCCTCTTTATTGGCTACAGAAAGCGTTTCTTTTTTTACGAGTCGATCTAGGCTTTTACCAATCTGGCTAAGGCCGCGCTCTAGCGCAGCATCATTGATATCCAGCATCACCACCTCTAGACCCGCTACAGCACATACTTGGGCAATACCATTCCCCATCGTCCCTGCGCCGATAACACCTACTGATTGAATCTTCATGCTATATCCTTTTTTGATACTGAGTGGAACCAAATAATTGTTCTCTAGCTTTACTGTCATGCAAGGGCTTACGTAAACTAGCCAATACTTCAACTCCACGTTTTACCGCAGGGCGCTCACCAATCTTTTCAAACCATTGTTTGAAATGAGGGTATTCATCAATCTCAATGCCTTGGTTTTTCCAGTTGCGAGTCCATGGGTAAATAGCAATATCTGCAATCGAATAGGTTTTGCCAGCGATATAAGCATGCTGCTTTAACTGCTGATCAAGCACCCCATATAAACGTTTTGCCTCATTGGTGTAGCGCTTGATGGCGTATTCAATTTTCTCAGGAGCATACAGTCGGAAGTGGTGGTTTTGACCTAACATTGGACCTAGGCCTCCCATTTGAAACATCAGCCATTGCAGTACTTCATATTTATCCCGCGTACTCTTAGGTAAAAATTTTCCTGTTTTGGCTGCAAGATAGAGCAAGATAGCGCCAGATTCAAAAAGGTGGATTGGCTTCCCATCAGGTCCCTGTGGATCAGTGATGGCTGGAATTTTATTATTTGGGCTGATTACTAAGAATTCTGCTTTAAATTGATCGCCTGCACCAATATCAATAGGGTGGGCAAGCCAGTCCTTGCCAAGCCGATAACCACACTCTTCCATCATGATGTGTACTTTGTGACCATTAGGAGTGGGCCAGCTATAGACATCTATCAGATTCTTATTGACCATCTTGATTTCCTTTATTTCTTTTAGATCGATTGCAAACGTTGCAATGCAGTGTGGAGTGTTTGTTCTTGTTTTGCAAAACAGAATCGAATTACACCTGATTCGACAGGCTGTTTATAAAAAGCAGAGACGGGAATAGCAGCTACACCTACTTCGGTAGTGAGCCAGGTACAAAAATCCGCTTCATTTGATTTAGCTTGGGGTATCTTAAGGCCGGTGTAATCGGCGCATTGAAAATAGCTTGCCGGTGTTGGTGATAACTTAAAGTCCGTGTCTTTT from Polynucleobacter antarcticus harbors:
- a CDS encoding quinone-dependent dihydroorotate dehydrogenase, producing MIDSYPLFRPLLFSLDAEQAHNLTLGSLDRAERWGLLRYLIKKPAADPRSICGITFPNPVGLAAGLDKDGKHIDALGALGFGFLEIGTVTPKPQPGNPQPRMFRLPSASAIINRMGFNNDGVNACVTRVRESTFWQNGGVVGLNIGKNASTPIENAASDYVIAMQAVYKIATYITVNISSPNTQNLRDLHGEEMLRSLLMSLDQARQSLSNQYGVRKPLFLKIAPDLEQNDIHLIADLLLEFGIDGVIATNTTISREAVKGLEFSEELGGLSGAPVRHAATQVIQMLHARLGKQIPIIGVGGILSGADAQEKISAGASLVQIYTGLIYKGPQLVTDCAKALKI
- a CDS encoding peptidylprolyl isomerase — protein: MRHFISSLLLLSGCLTSAAVFAAPQVEFKTTMGNFVVDLDSVKAPKTSANFLAYVNSGFYNGTIFHRVIDGFMIQGGGFTSDLNQKPTNPPVVSEAQNGLKNQTYTIAMARTSDPDSATAQFFINVKDNEGLNFPNAMGSGYTVFGKVISGTQTIDAIRKIPTMTAPAPRMGRMADVPSKTVTIESATVLK
- a CDS encoding IclR family transcriptional regulator, with the translated sequence MTNSKVLKVPKVPGEASKTAIQVMDRMMNLLDALAIQEESCTLKSLAEQTSLHPSTAHRILNDLVACRLVERGESGTYRLGLKLLELGNLVKARLSVREAAQAPMRALHKLTGETINLSLRQGDEIVYIDRAYSERSGMQVVRAIGGRAPLHLTSVGKLFLASDDPSQVRAYVTRTGLSGHTRNSITEMAKLEAELDKVRRLGHGTDSEELELGVSCIAAEIFDDSGKLTAGLSLSSPTDRIQTEWLKLLQDTALQISKGLGYKPKVPEST
- a CDS encoding NUDIX hydrolase, with product MKFCSHCAASITVKIPLDDSRERHVCDACGMVHYQNPRNVVGTIPVFGDQVLLCRRAIAPRHGYWTLPAGFMELGESTSAGAARETMEEAGAMVTMGPLYSLLNVAHAEQVHLFYLASMTSPVFSAGEESLEVALFSEHDIPWQELAFPTVKQTLEWFFIDRAAGILTGNHPVTVRSRDILPAEKI
- a CDS encoding bifunctional chorismate-binding protein/class IV aminotransferase, translated to MILLDDAHSTAAQPSSRLYRQALRRWYISSDASLEETNAAIEVCLQEIDTALARGEYIVTAFAYELGRYIHKLPNPRHPEATSNQHPLIQAWAFSAYEQLSKEQVDQFLAQELEALPKESQLAGIANMHPSIDEVQFTEDIKAIQEYIRNGDTYQINHTYRITGDTYGSPIALYARLRDRQPGRFAAYIEAEPGFILSQSPELFIQRNGNTLKAMPMKGTADALSQSPETLSQDSKNQAENVMIVDLLRNDLSRLALPGSVIVPKLFEVARHGDVLQMTSTIEAQAKPKLTLKELLNAVFPCGSVTGAPKKRSMEIIQSLEPSDRGYYCGAIGWLDPSGDFAFSVPIRTVEIEDHINHASTFTLGIGAGITIDSKPEQEWDECRVKAAFLCNLLSDVGVFETILVKASAPQHVSLHMVRLEKSAQALGIPFSSSNTKNYIEDACNACIASTPNKQYRLRIDLAPDGKLTHQLTALNPITDPVKIFWASEILKGANAGLMHSGNILLGHKVTSRDAYDQGWKAAEILGGFDALFINEQGFVTEGGRSSIFIKSKDGNQWLTPPISAGILPGIMRSIVLNDPKWNAHEANLTITEVNEAKEIMLCSALRGILPASF
- a CDS encoding 2-hydroxychromene-2-carboxylate isomerase; its protein translation is MGGVKDQAVLYYDIISPYSYFYISQRHRLEQWMDIHPVPVLLGGLLRAAENRGPGEITAKRPHTYQHCVWLAEKLGLPFRFPEHHPFLTVAAQRLLTQESADWVMIEKAFKYVWVEGKDPNLSWEQFCEYLGLESTTPKPEDPEIKTQLVNNTEKARLDGAFGVPALVLNGHCFWGLDTMDWVLDYAKRPSMFEEPSYLHASNVPRGI
- the aat gene encoding leucyl/phenylalanyl-tRNA--protein transferase, producing the protein MSNITWLGAQDAFPNPLNTQDPDPSVPGLIAVSERIYPEQLAKAYQLGIFPWYSDNQPVLWWSPNPRMVLKPVEFKCHDSLKKSIRTFLKDPQKLLLVDHDFGAVLRSCATTQRKDQDGTWITHEILEAYTNLHEQGHAHSIAIMDQGNLIGGLYCVAFGGMVFGESMFSHQSDASKIALSALCGWCLQQQVEMIDCQQETAHLSSLGAAPMPRDQFLSHLQKALKGTNIEIPWDFDKEILRYCL
- a CDS encoding serine hydrolase — translated: MVLNRFWLLAFLAFIAFGMSINVSANSKDTQTSNANKGSKTAVKKNTSTNAKSDPKKAAKPAKNQKVVRTTVTRPAKPEVVSRPSFATALGLRGQNDDLSLKSSVAMVVNQDTNEVYFEKNSSVSLPIASITKLMTAIVVLDSKLPLDETLVINADDVRSYKTSRLAGGTVLTREEALLLALMSSENRAAYTLGRNYPGGMPAFVSAMNSKAKEIGMTHSRFADPTGLMSENVASAEDLAKLLNASYQYKMIREFSTWPDLTMVIANRPQKFLNTNRLVRAGDMNIGLQKTGFINAAGKCLVMQARVNNTPLLLIFLDSVGTQSRFADAVRVRDWYERISVDGPQAIRRLM
- a CDS encoding arginyltransferase; this encodes MTQLKELPLTALQFYATAPYPCSYLPGKIARSQVATPSHLIHADLYGELVNAGFRRSGLYTYRPYCDDCQACTATRILVKNFQANRSQLRAFKKHSGLEVRILNLGYQQEHFELYQQYQHARHPSDEMDHDNQDQYMQFLLQSRVNSRIVEFRDGLDDASPGRLRMISMIDILEQGISSVYTFFDTSNSSSSYGSFSILWQIGQALELDLPYLYLGYYIEASEKMAYKANFKPIEGLIDDRWQALKR